The Desulfotignum balticum DSM 7044 sequence CCGTGAAACACACTATTGGTTAAGACTGCTGTGTGCAACCGGAATTGTTGAAAAAAACAAGCTTACAGACCTGGCTGATGAGTGTAACCAGCTGATTGCAATACTGACTACGATTATCAAGAAAATGAAAAATAAAAAGAATGAAGTTAGAAATGTGAAATGTGAAAAATTTCAAACTTCAAACATCCCTCTTCAAATTTCTACTGGGGAGATTCAGCGATGAGCAGGATCATAAACCTACCTACTGGGTGGAAAAGAAAACGCCTCGAGAAAGTGGCCATTATACAAACAGGAATTGCCAAAAATCAGAATTCAAAAGAAGAATGTATAGAGCTTCCTTATCTTCGAGTAGCCAATGTCCAAGATGGCTATTTGGATTTGTCGGAGATAAAAATCATTAATATCCACAAGGATAAAGTAAATCGTTACAGACTTGAGAATGGTGACGTTTTGCTAACAGAGGGAGGCGATTTCGACAAACTCGGAAGAGGAGCTGTTTGGGAAGGTCAAATCCAAAACTGTCTACACCAGAATCATGTATTTGCAGTACGGCCAAACAACCATGAATTGTTGTCAAGTTTTTTGTCAGCTCAAACAGGCAGTTCATATGGGAAAAAGTACTTTCTCAGCTGTTCAAAACAAAGCACTAATCTGGCCAGCATTAACTCATCTCAGTTGAAAGCATTTCCTGTCCTGCTCCCTCCACTCTCCGAGCAAAAAGCCATTGCCACTCTGCTGTCCACCTGGGATGAGGCCATCGATAAAACCGAACGGCTGATTCAGGCGAAGGAAGCCAGCTTAAAGGGCCAGGTTCAAAAACTGATTAGCCAGCGGTGCGATTTCTGGCCCCATATTAAACCGAAGAAAATATTCGACACGATAACTGAAAAGAACTTACCCGAAGAAGAGCTTCTGTCTGTTACTCAAGATCGTGGCGTTATCCCTCGCAGCATGTTGGAAGGCCGAGTCATGTCACCGGACGGAACAACAGCCAGCTACAAGCTCATCAAGCGAGGAGATTTTGCGATAAGTCTTCGTTCATTCCAAGGCGGCATTGAATACTCGAATTATCAAGGGATCGTCAGCCCTGCGTATACAGTGTTGAGACCGAAAATTGAATTGAACAGGGACTTCTATCGGCTGTTTTTTAAGTCCTATATCTTCATTGAGAAGTATTTGAACCTTGCTGTCATCGGCATTCGTGATGGGAAACAGATAAGCATACCTGACTTTCTAAGCATTAAGATTCCCGTTCCTCCTTTCGAAGAACAAAAAGACATTGCTGAAACTCTTTCCGTTTGTCAGCAAGAAATCGATCTGCTGAAACAGCTTGCAGACAAATACAAAACCCAGAAACGCGGCCTGATGCAGAAGATGCTGACGGGCGAATGGCGGGTAAAGCCGGAAATCGTTAACCAATACATGGAGGCGTAATCATGGCTGCAGGGAAAAAACTAAGCAACGCATTCTCTACCGGCGGAGGTGGAGCACACTTTGAAGCACATGTACAATCATCTTACGTCGCTTTAATGCTTACGGGTGGTTATGCGCCTTGCCTTCCCTGCTGGCCTATATCCGAAATTAAACTTCAGGGGAAAATTGACGGATTTGACACCGACGATCTTATTGTCTTTGCCAAGAATCCAGATAGTAAGGAGCAACGGAAACTCCTTGGACAGGTAAAACATTCAATTTCTATTACACAAGGGAGTTCTGTTTTTGGCGAAGTAATGCAGGCCGCCTGGAGCGACTTCAACAACTCGAAAGTTTTTACCAAAGGCAAGGATGTTATCTCGCTGATCACCGGCCCGCTTACTGCGACAGATGCACATAATGTTCAATGGTTATTAAATCAGGCAAGACACACCAAGGACGTTGATGAGTTCATCCGAAACGTTCAACAGGCAAATTTCAGTCCGTCTAAGAGCTCTGAAAAGTTGGATGTTATTAAGCATCATCTAAAGACAGCAAATGGCGGAAATGACGTTTCAAAGGACGAACTTTATAACTTTCTGAACCACTTCCACTTGCTCGGGTATGATTTAGGGAAAGAGTACGGAGTTGTATTGTCTTTATTGCACTCGCACATCTCCCAATTTCAACAGCAATATCCTCAATGGGTCTGGTCTCGGGTAGTCGATATCGTACAGACTTGGAATCAAGACGCTGGTACCGTTACTCCTGATAAATTGCCAGAAGACCTTAAGGATGCATTCAGGCAGAAAGTTGTAAAAGCAATCCCGGAAGAATTAAAGGTCACTAGAGAAATCCTTCAAACTGATTGGGTACAGTATGCCGACGCTGCTTATTTGTCATTTGCCTTACTAATTGGCAGTTGGAACGAAAAGAATAATAATGATGTTGAAGCGGTTACTCAGATCCTTGGTATTTGCTACGAAGACTGGTTAAAGAAAGCCAGAGAAATACTGCATTTACCGGATAGCCCGTTGACCTTAAAAAATGGTGTATGGAAGGTTATTGGACGATCTGAGCTTTTGAACCTGTTGGGATCACGCATCTTTGATCAAAATCTTGATACCTTTAAATTGTTGGCAGTTAAGGTTCTGAGTGAGTCTGATCCGGCATTTGAATTACCAACCGAAGAACGTTATTCAGCCAGTATTCACGGTAAGGTATTAAGCTATTCTATTGCATTGCGAAAAGGCATAACTGAAGGTTTAGCGCTTATTGGCAGCTCCTTCGCCGCACTTAACAACAGTTCCCAAGGGAAAGCTGAAACTATTTGTGTGTTGGCCCTGCGTGAAATCTTGTCTAATGCCGACTGGGTTCGTTGGGGTAGCCTGAACAGCTTGTTGCCCACAATAGCCGAAGCCAACCCCGGAGAGTTTCTCAGTGCGGTGGAACAAGCATTACGTCTGACACCATGCCCCTTTGATGAACTTTTCTCACAGGAAGGAAACGGCATTACTGGTGGCAATTATCTTACCGGTCTGCTCTGGGCATTGGAAGGTCTGGCTTGGGAGGAACAATATCTGGTTCGTGTATGTGTTGTGCTTGGTGAACTTGCCAGTCATGACCCAGGTGGTCAGTGGGCCAATCGCCCAGCTAATTCGCTTTCAACTATTCTGCTTCCATGGCTGCCGCAAACACTGGCATCTGTTGAAAAGCGCAAAGTGGCAGTGCGCACACTCATCAACGAATGGCCTGATGTCGCATGGAATTTAATCATTCAGCTTTTACCCGGTCAGCACCAAACATCTTCCGGTTCACATAAACCAAACTGGAGAAAGATTATTCCCGACGACTGGGAAAAAGGTGTGACGCATCAGGAATACTGGCAGCAGGCTTCGTTTTATGCAGAGTTATCAGTGTCGGCAGCAGGGCATAATACTTCCCGTCTATCTACGTTGATTGATAATTTCGACAATTTACCACAACCAGCTTTTGATCAGCTTATCGAAGTTCTTTCTTCACAACCCATTTCCGAAATTTCCGAAGATCAACGGCTTTCTATTTGGGACCACCTCACAAAATTCACAAATCATCATCGTCGGTTTTCAGATGATAAATGGGCGTTGCCCGAAGAATTAATTGTCAGAATTGAAGCCGTTGCAGAAAAACTTGCGCCAATTGATCCTTTCAATTTGTACCAGCATCTCTTTACGGACAGTGATTTTGATCTCTACGATGAAAACGGCGATTGGGAAGAACAGCAGAAAAAACTCACCGCTCGTCGTGAGAATGCTATATTGGAAGTGTATCAGCAAAAGGGTGTAGAGGGAGTCATTCGTTTTGCCGAATCAGTGACGTCACCCAGTCAAGTGGGTCACGCACTTGGAGGTGTTGATGATGATGTGTTTGAAGAGACCTTTCTTCCTAATTTTCTGAGTACAGAAGATACCAATCATAATGCATTAGTGAGCAGTTTTATCTGGCGGCGCTTTTATGTAAAAAATTGGGATTGGTGTGACGGTATTGATAAATCGAGTTGGTCGCCAACTCAAACAGGGCAATTTTTGGCGTGCTTACCATTTACTAAAGAAACATGGAATCGCGTCTCCGAATGGCTTCAGGATCATGAGGACGAATATTGGACCCGTGCAGGAGCAAATGCCTATCAAGCCGATTGCAACCTTCCCACGGCTATTGAAAAGCTGATTGAACATGGAAGACCACACGCAGCAATCAACTGCATATATAGAAGGCTGCATTCCAAACAGCCAATAGATACCAATCAATGTGTTCAAGCATTGCTTGCAGCTCTTTCTTCCAATGAAGCAAGCTATGCCATGGATGGTTATCACATTGTCGAACTGATTAAGTTTCTTCAGGCAGACCCTTCTGTAAATGAAGACGATTTATTCAAAGTAGAATGGGCGTATCTTCGTTTGTTGGACCGCTATAGGGGTGCCGCGCCGCAACTCCTCGAAAACAGATTGGCTAACAATCCTGAGTTTTTCTGCGAGGTAATTCGCCTAATCTACCGCTCCAAGAAAGAAGATCAGTCGCAGAGAGAACCCACAGAAGAGTCAAAGGCAATTGCAACAAATGCCTGGCGGCTACTGCATGAATGGAAGACTCCTCCCGGAACACAAAAAGATGGAACGTTCAACGAAGGACATTTCACGAAGTGGCTTCAAGACGTCAAGGCATTCTGCACCGAATCAGGCCACCTGGAAGTTGCTCTCATAAACATCGGCGAAGTTTTGATTCATGCCCCAGCAGATCAAAATGGGTTGTGGATAAACCGAGTGGTTGCTGCTGCACTGAATGACCGTGAAGCCGAAGATATGCGCAATGGATTCAGGACAGGGACATACAACTCGCGAGGTGTTCATTGGGTTGATCCCACTGGCAAACCAGAAAAGGCGTTGGCTGACCAATTTCGAGTTAAAGCTGAAGAGGCAGAGAATGAAGGTTTTCAACGATTTGCTATTACTTTGCGGGGCTTAGCGGACGGTTACGACAAAGAGGCGGAACGGGTAATTGCAGAGCATCGGCAGGAGAACGATGAATGACTAAAGAATCCCAAAATATCGAATGGAAGCAGTCGTGGAATGACGACTACCTGAAGTGGATCTGCGGCTTTGCCAATGCACAGGGCGGGCGAATCTTCATCGGCAAGGATGATACGGGCAAAGTCACTGGCTTGAAAAATGCTAAGAAGCTGCTGGAAGACCTGCCAAACAAGATACGCGATCAACTGGGGCTGATGCCGCATATCAATCTGTTGCACGATGACGGCAAAGCCTATTTGGAAATCATCGTCGAGGCTTCGACTGTGCCCATTTCTCTGCGTGGTTCCTACTACTGGCGTTCCGGCTCAGTGAAGCAGGAATTGAAAGGCCATGCCCTAACAGAGTTTCTGCTGAAGAAAATGGGCATGACCTGGGATCGGGTGGTTGAAGAAAAAGCAACGCTGGATGATATCGATAACGAGACTATTGAGCTGTTCAAAGAGGAAGCCGTCACGGCTGGGCGTTTGCCTGATATTTCAGAGCTTTCTCCAGAAGAATTATTGAAAAAGTTGCACCTGCTCACCGAGGAAGGACTGACCAATGCGGCAATCGTTCTTTTTGGTAAAAAGCCGGGTAGGTTTTATCCCAATCTGTTTTTAAAAATAGGCCGATTTGGTCTCAACATGGTGGATATGCGCTTTCAGGAGGTATGCGAGGGCAACCTCTTCCAACTCCTTCGTGGTGTGATGGAGCAGCTGGAACGAAAGTTTTTAATTAAGCCGATACACTTTGAAGGGCTGCGTCGCATTGAAGAGCTGGAATATCCGGTTCCGGCATTGCGAGAAATGCTGCTCAATGCACT is a genomic window containing:
- a CDS encoding restriction endonuclease subunit S, with product MSRIINLPTGWKRKRLEKVAIIQTGIAKNQNSKEECIELPYLRVANVQDGYLDLSEIKIINIHKDKVNRYRLENGDVLLTEGGDFDKLGRGAVWEGQIQNCLHQNHVFAVRPNNHELLSSFLSAQTGSSYGKKYFLSCSKQSTNLASINSSQLKAFPVLLPPLSEQKAIATLLSTWDEAIDKTERLIQAKEASLKGQVQKLISQRCDFWPHIKPKKIFDTITEKNLPEEELLSVTQDRGVIPRSMLEGRVMSPDGTTASYKLIKRGDFAISLRSFQGGIEYSNYQGIVSPAYTVLRPKIELNRDFYRLFFKSYIFIEKYLNLAVIGIRDGKQISIPDFLSIKIPVPPFEEQKDIAETLSVCQQEIDLLKQLADKYKTQKRGLMQKMLTGEWRVKPEIVNQYMEA
- a CDS encoding ATP-binding protein, producing MTKESQNIEWKQSWNDDYLKWICGFANAQGGRIFIGKDDTGKVTGLKNAKKLLEDLPNKIRDQLGLMPHINLLHDDGKAYLEIIVEASTVPISLRGSYYWRSGSVKQELKGHALTEFLLKKMGMTWDRVVEEKATLDDIDNETIELFKEEAVTAGRLPDISELSPEELLKKLHLLTEEGLTNAAIVLFGKKPGRFYPNLFLKIGRFGLNMVDMRFQEVCEGNLFQLLRGVMEQLERKFLIKPIHFEGLRRIEELEYPVPALREMLLNALVHRNYMGSMTQLRVMDDRLSLWNAGTLPLELTVEKLFQVHSSIPRNPLIAEVCYRVGYIDSWGRGIEKITDACKAAGLPVPIIEENSGGVTVELLKAPTSEKPGSESSGDDFGKNSDETSGKRRVSVGKTSGMILDACRETPSITIPEMAEKIGITERSVQRNIQKLQAEGFLRRVGGRKEGYWEVNENDEV